The following are encoded together in the Lathyrus oleraceus cultivar Zhongwan6 chromosome 3, CAAS_Psat_ZW6_1.0, whole genome shotgun sequence genome:
- the LOC127130296 gene encoding uncharacterized protein LOC127130296 — translation MDYNKRNTLKYSFKNFKLDDLRKLGALVEDQEGFKDKYGRLLSLLRIQVKDGLLSTLLQFYDPDYHCFTFPDYQLLPTLEEYSQLVGLPIVDKYPFPFLEKDPKEEDIAKAICLKVSDIKGNMIAKGGTVGLPTHFLIKKAQYYADHLSMPTFETILAFLIYVMLLFPSFEGFVDINAIKIFMKNNPVPTLLGNTYHAIHLRNFHGGGMITCCVPLLYKWFISHLPKSFLSLDKGFWSPRVMALTHSDIVWYNRVYDGILIIDSYGDFANVPLLGFNGGISYNPVLARRQLGYPLKEPPKSVHVEKIFFKGDKELQDQIVSAWRHLHKKGKESLGKPNCVSMEPYLRWVRERAIKLKMPYPRQDPLPPRRESVLVFMSEAEKLEIALKRAQHEAETWKNKYQVIISENEELQKQLQAKNEEVLSYKKRRIYEDLFSSDSLPTR, via the coding sequence ATGGATTACAATAAGAGAAACACCTTGAAATACTCTTTTAAGAATTTTAAGTTGGATGACCTAAGGAAGCTAGGAGCTTTGGTTGAAGATCAAGAGGGGTTTAAGGACAAGTACGGAAGGCTATTATCCTTATTAAGAATCCAAGTGAAGGATGGGCTTCTTTCTACGTTactacagttctatgatccggatTACCATTGTTTCACGTTCCCAGATTATCAGCTATTACCTACCTTAGAAGAGTACTCTCAGTTGGTGGGGTTACCTATTGTGGATAAGTATCCGTTCCCTTTCTTAGAGAAGGACCCTAAAGAGGAAGACATTGCTAAAGCCATATGCTTAAAGGTGTCCGACATCAAAGGCAATATGATCGCCAAAGGCGGAACTGTAGGGTTACCTACGCATTTCTTAATCAAGAAAGCCCAATATTATGCCGATCATTTAAGCATGCCTACCTTTGAAACAATCCTTGCTTTTCTTATTTATGTAATGCTACTCTTCCCAAGTTTTGAAGGATTCGTTGACATTAACGCCATCAAAATATTCATGAAGAACAATCCAGTACCAACGTTATTGGGTAACACTTATCATGCCATACATCTCCGGAATTTTCATGGTGGAGGAATGATCACCTGTTGTGTGCCTTTattatacaagtggtttatttcgcacttgcccAAGTCTTTTTTGAGTCTTGACAAGGGATTTTGGTCACCAAGGGTCATGGCGCTGACACACTCGGACATCGTTTGGTataatcgtgtgtatgatggaATACTAATTATTGACAGCTATGGAGACTTTGCCAACGTACCTTTACTTGGTTTTAATGGAGGAATCAGCTACAATCCAGTCCTAGCTCGCCGACAGTTAGGGTATCCCTTGAAAGAACCGCCTAAAAGTGTTCATGTGGAGAAAATCTTCTTTAAGGGTGACAAAGAACTTCAAGATCAGATTGTATCCGCTTGGCGTCATTTGCACAAGAAGGGTAAAGAAAGTTTGGGAAAGCCGAATTGTGTGTCTATGGAACCTTATCTTCGTTGGGTCCGGGAAAGAGCCATCAAGCTGAAGATGCCTTATCCTCGCCAAGATCCTTTACCTCCGAGAAGAGAATCTGTTTTAGTATTCATGTCCGAAGCTGAAAAGTTGGAAATCGCTTTGAAGAGAGCACAACATGAGGCAGAAACGTGGAAAAATAAATATCAGGTTATCATCAGTGAGAATGAAGAGCTACAAAAGCAGCTGCAGGCGAAGAATGAAGAAGTGCTTTCCTACAAAAAGAGAAGAATCTACGAGGATTTATTTTCCTCCGACTCTCTGCCTACTCGTTGA
- the LOC127130297 gene encoding uncharacterized protein LOC127130297 produces MELLQVINAKMDTQPTVVYEINTTAAVDPPVVSVENPFPYGISQSFIHPPVVTSVQQTMPVAQSGQQAMPVLQNVQQTVPLVPEPPKVVPTFTQANVHTRVQPYLNEPVYEILDDNDEGYQPRDRLREEVVTIDKRLRKMEGDQIFGAAARDICLVSGLVIPPKFKTPNFDCYEGTTCPKSHLIMYYCRMAAHVENDKLMIHCFQDSLKGASSKWYLTLDQSRIKSFQDLSDAFIKHYKYNMDLAPNRRQLLSMTQKSSKTFKEYAQRWREIASQVEPPLTDKELADWFVDTVRPEFYERMVGSVTTNFADIVAVGVKVELAMKSGKMSSGSSSTSSKDQAKKTSVNPQRKKEGETHDVSSDRRRNRQYQYPPQYAQPQGYPVQYAPPPYVAAVAPSFNQQAPQAPVYQPIQQVPSYPPPVYPPPNYQQASNAPASQQPRNQAPHQNAPRRLYKTCPPIPMTFTELYPYLVQRGLVITRALGPPPNPLSANYNTAAHCLFHEGAPGHDLEN; encoded by the coding sequence ATGGAACTACTTCAGGTTATCAATGCAAAGATGGATACTCAGCCTACTGTGGTTTATGAGATCAACACTACCGCTGCCGTAGATCCGCCGGTTGTTTCAGTTGAGAACCCATTTCCTTATGGTATTTCGCAGAGTTTCATACATCCGCCTGTTGTTACGTCAGTTCAACAAACTATGCCGGTTGCACAAAGTGGTCAACAAGCCATGCCGGTATTACAGAATGTTCAACAGACTGTGCCTTTGGTTCCCGAGCCTCCAAAGGTGGTCCCTACCTTCACACAAGCTAATGTCCATACTCGGGTGCAGCCTTATCTTAATGAGCCTGTTTATGAAATTCTGGATGATAATGATGAAGGGTACCAGCCGCGTGATAGGCTCCGTGAGGAGGTTGTTACTATTGATAAAAGATTAAGAAAGATGGAAGGAGACCAGATCTTTGGTGCTGCTGCTAGAGACATCTGTTTGGTTTCCGGTTTAGTTATTCCGCCAAAGTTCAAGACTCCGAACTTTGACTGCTATGAAGGGACTACATGTCCGAAAAGCCATTTGATAATGTACTACTGTAGGATGGCTGCCCACGTGGAAAATGACAAGTTGATGATCCACTGTTTTCAAGACAGTCTGAAAGGTGCCTCGTCGAAGTGGTATTTAACATTGGACCAATCTCGCATCAAGTCTTTTCAAGATTTGTCTGACGCTTTCATTAAGCActataagtacaacatggactTGGCTCCTAACAGGAGACAACTTTTGAGTATGACGCAGAAAAGTTCTAAGACctttaaggaatacgcccagcGATGGAGGGAAATTGCTTCCCAGGTTGAACCTCCATTGACTGATAAAGAATTAGCTGACTGGTTTGTTGACACCGTTCGTCCTGAGTTCTATGAAAGGATGGTGGGTAGTGTAACCACGAATTTCGCTGATATTGTTGCTGTTGGAGTAAAGGTTGAATTAGCTATGAAGAGTGGAAAGATGTCCAGTGGGTCTAGCAGTACGAGTTCGAAGGACCAAGCTAAGAAGACTTCCGTCAATCCTcagagaaagaaggaaggagagACTCATGATGTGTCTTCAGATAGGAGAAGGAATAGGCAGTATCAATATCCGCCACAGTATGCCCAACCACAGGGATACCCGGTTCAGTATGCACCACCGCCATACGTGGCTGCTGTTGCACCATCTTTTAACCAACAAGCTCCACAAGCGCCCGTTTATCAACCCATACAACAGGTTCCTAGTTATCCGCCTCCGGTTTATCCTCCTCCGAATTATCAACAAGCATCCAACGCTCCGGCGAGTCAACAACCGAGGAACCAGGCACCTCACCAGAATGCTCCAAGGAGACTATACAAGACTTGTCCACCGATTCCGATGACGTTCACCGAGTTGTATCCTTACTTAGTGCAACGCGGTTTGGTCATTACTCGAGCTTTGGGACCGCCTCCGAATCCTTTGTCAGCCAACTACAACACCGCCGCTCATTGTTTATTTCATGAGGGTGCGCCAGGTCACGATTTGGAGAACTGA
- the LOC127130298 gene encoding uncharacterized protein LOC127130298 — MEKKILSFNDLSPNVKSNPLPDHGVVNAIDASSEENSILDVAQIKTPLKAFHSKLFKAGLVSVSHIGCMSCKGCDKGCVMVRKDVQRLTDDGFLQVVNQAKEVAVIEPTFNLPESRGRIPVFNLPAPNSVMPVFSIPAPVTPTVDQPKPLIIQKPSPFPFSDPKAVPWKYDVTAIDKESGKVIPREEVKVDGESVTNIAGASRMTRNGRVYTPRLDEAPPREITTNTAVPARDKNKEVVTNDEDVEFLRIIRKSDYKVVDQLHQTPSKISILSLLLNSPAHRAALQKVLTQAHVAQDITTGQFDSVIANITACNTLSFSNEELPKEGPNHNRALHISAKCQEDNLARVLVDTDSSLNVLPKRVLSKLAYKEAMVKPTSLIFKAFDGSLRAVIGEGELPILIGPHVFNITFQVMDINPNYSCLLGRPWIHAAGAVTSTLHQKMKFVVDDKLVIIHGEEDLMVSNLSSFRYIEADEDALETSFQALENANAVLVEVEETVEGQSNPSFASLKSTRSTIDRGIPEGWGEIINVKTKTDRHGLGYRPTHDKASTNVEGRPEFFQEVFVSRGFQVNAISDYDEDEDLSNLVFKSDAALSNWEAIEIPIIFPVSNDIKTLVESNDSIISPDWDSPIYQAEDGGEEDFEVPAELTRLVEYEYTKLQPHREQVDLINLGTDEDKK; from the exons ATGGAAAAGAAGATTCTGTCATTCAACGATCTGTCTCCCAATGTCAAAAGTAACCCTTTACCTGACCATGGGGTTGTTAATGCCATTGATGCTTCGTCTGAAGAGAATTCTATCCTTGATGTAGCTCAGATTAAGACTCCGCTCAAGGCATTCCATTCAAAGCTGTTTAAAGCAGGCCTAGTATCTGTTTCCCATATCGGTTGTATGAGCTGTAAGGGATGTGATAAGGGTTGTGTTATGGTTCGGAAAGACGTTCAGAGATTGACTGATGATGGTTTTTTGCAAGTAGTTAACCAGGCGAAAGAAGTAGCCGTAATTGAGCCTACCTTCAACTTGCCAGAATCAAGGGGTAGGATACCAGTGTTTAATCTGCCAGCACCAAATTCTGTCATGCCAGTGTTCAGTATACCGGCTCCCGTTACTCCAACAGTGGACCAGCCTAAACCGTTGATTATCCAAAAACCGAGTCCATTTCCATTCAGTGATCCCAAGGCAGTACCTTGGAAGTATGATGTAACCGCGATTGACAAAGAATCTGGGAAGGTCATTCCAAGAGAAGAAGTGAAGGTTGATGGTGAAAGTGTGACTAACATAGCTGGGGCAAGCAGGATGACTCGCAATGGTCGCGTGTACACTCCCCGTTTGGATGAGGCTCCACCTAGAGAGATAACTACTAACACTGCTGTGCCTGCCAGAGATAAAAATAAAGAGGTTGTTActaatgatgaagatgttgaattCTTAAGGATCATCAGGAAGAGTGATTACAAAGTCGTTGATCAGCTTCATCAGACCCCTTCGAAGATCTCTATCCTGTCTCTATTATTGAATTCACCCGCTCATAGGGCTGCTTTGCAGAAAGTATTGACGCAAGCTCATGTCGCTCAAGATATTACTACCGGCCAGTTTGATAGTGTGATCGCCAATATTACCGCATGTAATACTCTTAGCttcagcaatgaagagctaccGAAAGAGGGCCCGAATCACAACCGTGCTTTGCACATATCAGCGAAGTGTCAAGAGGATAATTTAGCCAGGGTGCTTGTGGATACCGATTCATCTTTGAACGTCCTACCCAAGAGAGTTCTTAGCAAGTTGGCCTATAAAGAGGCTATGGTGAAGCCTACTTCTTTGATTTTCAAGGCGTTTGATGGTTCTCTTAGAGCTGTGATTGGAGAAGGGGAACTTCCAATTCTGATTGGTCCGCATGTTTTCAATATcactttccaagtcatggatatcaaTCCCAATTACAGTTGTCTACTTGGAAGACcttggatccatgctgctggggctGTGACTTCTACCTTGCACCAAAAGATGAAGTTTGTAGTTGATGATAAGCTGGTGATTATTCACGGTGAGGAGGATTTAATGGTCAGTAATTTATCTTCGTTCCGTTATATTGAGGCCGATGAAGACGcgttggaaacttctttccaagcaCTTGAGAACGCCAATGCTGTGTTAGTGGAGGTCGAAGAGACTGTGGAAGGCCAGAGTAATCCATCTTTTGCATCCTTAAAGAGTACCAGATCAACAATTGACAGGGGCATTCCTGAAGGTTGGGGAGAGATAATCAACGTCAAGACCAAAACTGATCGCCACGGGTTGGGTTACAGACCAACTCATGATAAAGCTTCTACAAATGTCGAAGGGCGTCCAGAGTTTTTTCAAGAAGTTTTTGTCAGCAGAGGTTTCCAAGTCAATGCCATCAGTGACTATGATGAAGACGAAGATCTGAGTAACTTGGTATTCAAGAGCGATGCAGCTTTGAGCAACTGGGAGGCTATAGAGATTCCTATTATTTTTCCCGTTTCAAA TGACATTAAAACCCTTGTTGAATCCAATGACTCTATCATCTCTCCTGATTGGGATTCACCCATTTATCAAGCTGAAGATGGGGGTGAAGAGGATTTTGAAGTACCCGCGGAACTGACGAGATTGGTTGAGTACGAGTACACAAAGCTTCAACCGCACAGGGAGCAGGTAGATTTGATTAATCTCGGCACAGATGAAGACAAGAAATAG
- the LOC127130299 gene encoding uncharacterized protein LOC127130299 — translation MDPIKYIFEKPAQTGRLARWHMLLSEYDIQYVPQKAIKGSILSDYLADQPVEDYEPLKFDFPDEDIMWVKDFEKPEPDGGPEPGLWWKMMFDGSSNYSGHDIGAVLMNPKGGYTPFTARLDFECTNNIAEYEACILGLEAAIDLRIKLLEVSGDSALVIYQVKGEWETKNEKLVPYKAYIVELIKYFDEIKFEHVPRSENHIADALAMLASMWKVKFVNAAPLIRIERRIEPAYCLVIEEDETDEKPWFHDIKNYLLTQEYPSDASHLDKRTLRRLASKFFISNDVLYK, via the coding sequence atggatccaataaagtacatttTCGAAAAGCCTGCTCAGACAGGGAGACTTGCTCGTTGGCAcatgttgttatcagaatatgacatCCAGTACGTAcctcagaaagctatcaaaggaagCATCTTATCAGATTATCTTGCGGACCAACCGGTCGAAGATTACGAGCCTCTCAAGTTTGACTTCCCGGACGAAGACATTATGTGGGTAAAAGATTTCGAGAAGCCAGAGCCCGATGGGGGTCCCGAACCGGGTCTCTGGTGGAAGATGATGTTTGATGGTTCCTCAAATTACAGTGGGCACGACATAGGCGCCGTTTTGATGAATCCAAAAGGTGGTTATACCCCATTTACAGCAAGGTTAGACTTTGAATGCACGAACAATATCGCCGAATATGAAGCATGCATCCTTGGCCTTGAAGCAGCTATTGACCTCCGAATCAAACTTCTTGAAGTAAGcggagattcagctttggttatCTATCAAGTGAAAGGTGAATGGGAAACCAAGAATGAGAAGCTAGTCCCTTACAAAGCCTATATTGTGGAGTTGATTAAATACTTCGATGAGATCAAGTTCGAGCATGTTCCGAGGTCTGAGAATCATATTGCTGACGCCTTAGCCATGCTAGCATCCATGTGGAAGGTCAAATTTGTCAATGCAGCGCCACTCATTCGAATCGAACGTAGAATTGAACCCGCCTACTGTCTGGTGATTGAAGAAGATGAAACTGATGAAAAGCCttggtttcatgacatcaagAATTATTTGCTCACGCAAGAGTATCCATCGGATGCTTCTCATCTGGACAAAAggactttgagaagattggcatCCAAGTTCTTCATCAGCAATGACGTGCTATACAAATGA